From a single Anaerolineales bacterium genomic region:
- a CDS encoding Ig-like domain-containing protein: protein MPLRHIRLLITACLPVLLLLGTVAAAATAPIRLLPLPEGRTYDQAHDHDYLPWNGPVQYVFMTHRDNTVLPPEEGGGSCTTYCQEWVTRIGSGGAVSGAFDRDVAGFFVSIAFSHDAGAGSATLQACSASLTWNTDLGPGAGLPGFANMPLSVPAGCRSWTLSANGGYVDIRAVDVYYSGPPNTATSTPSRTPTYTPTITRTPTVTLTPSLTPTLTFTPTMTFTRTATFTNTPSPTPTPLPPQIVGVVVCDLWGDAGWCRGAETLKLTASDPQGFDVTITGDLNGEPFTCGSSCDLPLPEGTGIANYTVTSTSGRTAGGSSTWQRDGTPPDHEVVLPPADGRHGWHVSEVDLSASATDAISGLSILNGSLDGGTTWISFPVHFTDGEHQVLIHARDMAGNEVTVSRSVRVDTVAPVVQLTSHTNGDVVQGDVQLSGNMEDLTSGPEGGEISIDGGNTWQPVLLEPGNWSFVWRSGEVPNGEYTIQMRGSDRAGNNSAVSTISLTVDNAPPAVSITERWWIWETGTLKLSPNHFPIATIQVTIRDPQKRWKEVELDFDPGRNIYVVKWDRRFGDGMVAPSGEYPVLALACDVNGLCGQDAGRIVIPEMVTSTATLTPSPTATSTLMPSMTPVATQIPQTPTLVLITPVPEEQPKPAQSSLPLWQIIGLLGLFMVIASASVVEPRPRALNRLGETFRHMTIQAHELSEATKIKQDTDKE, encoded by the coding sequence ATGCCACTCCGCCATATTCGTTTGTTGATTACCGCTTGCCTGCCGGTGCTGCTGTTGTTGGGGACGGTGGCAGCGGCAGCCACCGCGCCGATCCGGCTGCTGCCGCTGCCCGAAGGTCGCACCTATGATCAGGCGCACGACCATGATTATCTTCCTTGGAATGGACCGGTGCAGTATGTCTTCATGACACACCGGGATAATACCGTCCTGCCGCCCGAGGAGGGCGGCGGCAGCTGCACCACGTATTGCCAGGAATGGGTCACCCGCATCGGCAGTGGCGGCGCGGTCAGCGGGGCGTTCGACCGCGACGTCGCCGGTTTTTTCGTCTCGATCGCGTTTTCCCATGACGCCGGCGCGGGCAGCGCCACCCTGCAAGCCTGTTCCGCTTCCCTGACCTGGAACACCGACCTTGGTCCTGGCGCAGGTCTGCCCGGATTTGCAAACATGCCGTTGAGCGTGCCGGCGGGATGCCGCTCCTGGACCCTGTCTGCCAACGGGGGATATGTGGACATCCGGGCGGTGGACGTTTATTACAGCGGACCTCCCAATACGGCGACTTCCACGCCATCCCGGACACCCACCTATACACCCACGATCACGCGCACGCCGACTGTGACCCTTACGCCCAGCCTGACCCCGACATTGACCTTTACTCCCACTATGACATTTACGCGCACAGCGACCTTCACCAATACCCCATCGCCCACGCCAACCCCGCTGCCGCCGCAAATCGTAGGTGTGGTGGTTTGTGACCTGTGGGGCGATGCGGGTTGGTGTAGAGGGGCTGAAACATTGAAACTCACAGCCAGCGATCCGCAGGGATTTGACGTGACGATCACCGGTGATTTGAACGGTGAACCGTTTACCTGCGGAAGTTCGTGCGACCTGCCTTTGCCGGAAGGGACGGGCATTGCCAACTACACCGTGACTTCCACCAGCGGGCGGACAGCCGGTGGTTCATCCACCTGGCAGCGCGATGGCACTCCGCCTGATCATGAAGTCGTACTTCCGCCTGCGGATGGCAGGCATGGCTGGCATGTCTCAGAGGTGGACTTGTCTGCCTCTGCCACCGATGCGATCTCCGGGCTCTCGATCTTGAATGGAAGCCTGGATGGTGGAACGACCTGGATCTCCTTTCCAGTTCACTTTACAGATGGCGAGCATCAGGTCTTGATCCATGCCAGGGACATGGCTGGAAATGAGGTCACTGTATCCAGAAGCGTCCGAGTGGATACAGTTGCTCCTGTTGTGCAACTTACATCTCACACCAATGGCGATGTGGTGCAGGGCGATGTGCAGTTATCTGGGAACATGGAAGACCTGACTTCGGGTCCGGAAGGTGGCGAGATTTCCATTGACGGAGGGAACACCTGGCAGCCTGTTTTGCTGGAACCAGGGAATTGGTCCTTCGTTTGGCGATCCGGTGAAGTGCCCAATGGAGAGTACACCATCCAGATGCGTGGTTCAGATCGTGCCGGCAATAATAGTGCTGTTTCAACGATTTCACTGACCGTGGACAACGCCCCGCCGGCAGTGTCCATCACCGAACGGTGGTGGATTTGGGAAACTGGAACATTGAAGTTGTCGCCCAATCACTTTCCGATTGCGACCATTCAGGTCACGATCCGGGATCCACAAAAGCGCTGGAAGGAAGTGGAGTTGGACTTTGATCCTGGCAGGAATATCTATGTTGTGAAGTGGGATCGGCGTTTTGGAGATGGGATGGTAGCACCTTCAGGGGAATACCCGGTTCTGGCACTGGCATGTGATGTGAATGGATTGTGTGGACAGGATGCGGGCAGGATCGTGATCCCGGAGATGGTGACCTCGACCGCCACTCTGACGCCATCCCCAACAGCGACCAGCACTTTGATGCCTTCAATGACACCAGTGGCAACACAAATACCGCAAACACCGACTTTGGTATTGATCACTCCCGTGCCGGAGGAACAACCCAAGCCGGCTCAATCCTCTCTGCCGCTTTGGCAGATCATTGGGTTGCTGGGTCTTTTCATGGTGATCGCCTCTGCCAGTGTGGTGGAGCCGCGCCCCAGGGCGTTGAATCGGCTGGGTGAGACGTTCAGGCATATGACGATACAGGCACATGAATTATCGGAAGCAACCAAAATCAAACAGGATACAGACAAGGAATAA
- a CDS encoding DNA polymerase III subunit alpha has protein sequence MAGTFTIALMYVHLTTHSAFSLQEGLMTPTDLVLAAKACGMSALGLTDHHLLTGTIEFVKACKDAGIQPVIGLEIDLEQGPLQLLATSTEGWSNLCRLSSVLALRDHPDAPCPLETIFQYSKDIIALCENPQGLQDGFEDRLYVPLRNMSSAGTLSAQARKLGLPTVVVHPVYYQTQEQVRLQKTLAAIRLNQTVTTISQISLAPADAWFMPSQMVEERFKEFPEALQATIEIAERCRFDLPLGKSQMPVVPLPEGVTISQHLRDKATAGAIEIYGEITPQIQTRLDHELEVISRMGFEPIFLIVEDILNFARATGVPYSSRGSAASSLVAHCLGITSPDPLRLNLYFERFLNPARITPPDIDTDLCSRRRDSVIQHVFDTYGTDKVAMVGTINRYRPRSALADVAKAYGLEPAKVRELANHLPHAWWARFEDSEDGEDAPSPFAELRTTYPNYQSIFDDAEAILKLPRHLSMHPGGVIVSPGALTDLAPVMNSGGKGVVITQLDLDSVEALGLVKIDLLGIRGLTVVGDVAEFVRQSQPEQYATPLAVLDSTPSIDEATSNRIEKGETIGCFQIESPGMRATLREIHARTEDDIMAALALYRPGPLTGGLKDAFVRRFKGEEPVRHLHAALAPLLDETFGVILYQEQVLRIANELAGFSLAEADLLRRAMSHFDPGKKMQELEKKFVSEAQTRRSIPIETGERIWEMMAAFAGYGFPKAHAASYARIGWRSAWCKQYFPAEFMAAVLANWGGYYSQRVYLSEARRLGLKVRPPHVNYSRHQFTVQKMIDSEDRALFMGLGQVKELTQRTIGRIIQHAPFISLDDFLSRADPRNQEAEHLAKIGALDGFGKIPAILKRLQTGGWQRDQMSFFAWSDTSEEDWSLQQKVDAQLEILGASLEAHPLELVREKIVGALSTIDAVEKIGRRVTVAGVRQTSRRSRTAKGDMMLFLTIEDLQGTLDVILFPDVYRVAKPFLESNPPILITGVMEMDKERGEPYLRAERIQTLR, from the coding sequence ATGGCGGGAACGTTTACAATTGCCCTGATGTACGTCCACCTCACAACCCACTCCGCCTTCTCTTTGCAGGAAGGCTTGATGACTCCTACTGATTTGGTACTGGCGGCAAAAGCCTGTGGCATGTCGGCTTTGGGTCTGACTGATCACCATCTACTGACAGGCACCATTGAATTTGTCAAAGCCTGTAAGGATGCCGGCATTCAACCAGTGATCGGGTTGGAGATTGATCTGGAACAGGGACCACTTCAACTACTGGCGACCAGCACCGAAGGCTGGTCCAATCTCTGCCGGCTGAGCAGCGTGCTGGCTCTACGCGATCATCCGGATGCCCCCTGTCCGTTGGAAACGATTTTTCAATATTCCAAAGACATCATCGCCTTATGTGAAAACCCGCAGGGATTACAGGATGGATTTGAAGATCGTTTGTATGTCCCCTTACGAAATATGTCCAGCGCCGGCACATTATCCGCGCAAGCACGCAAACTGGGATTGCCGACCGTGGTCGTGCATCCGGTTTATTACCAAACCCAGGAACAAGTCAGATTACAAAAAACACTGGCTGCCATCCGGCTGAATCAAACGGTTACCACCATTTCTCAGATATCCCTTGCCCCGGCAGATGCCTGGTTCATGCCATCGCAAATGGTCGAAGAGCGCTTCAAGGAATTTCCCGAAGCTCTACAAGCCACAATCGAAATCGCCGAACGATGTCGTTTCGATCTGCCGCTTGGCAAATCCCAGATGCCGGTTGTGCCCCTGCCGGAAGGCGTGACCATCTCCCAGCATTTACGAGATAAAGCCACAGCTGGAGCCATAGAAATCTATGGCGAGATCACACCACAGATCCAAACGCGCCTCGATCATGAACTCGAAGTGATCTCACGCATGGGCTTTGAGCCGATCTTTCTGATCGTCGAGGACATCCTTAATTTTGCGCGCGCAACGGGAGTACCTTATTCCTCACGCGGGTCGGCAGCTTCCTCGCTGGTTGCGCATTGTCTTGGCATTACCAGTCCCGATCCCTTACGCCTCAATTTGTATTTTGAACGCTTCCTCAATCCAGCCCGCATCACCCCTCCGGACATTGATACCGATTTGTGTTCCCGCAGACGCGACTCGGTCATCCAGCATGTCTTCGATACCTATGGCACTGACAAGGTGGCGATGGTGGGAACGATCAATCGCTATCGTCCACGTTCAGCACTTGCGGATGTTGCCAAGGCATATGGCTTGGAACCTGCCAAGGTCCGCGAACTTGCCAATCACTTGCCACATGCCTGGTGGGCACGATTTGAAGACTCCGAGGATGGAGAAGATGCGCCCTCACCATTTGCAGAACTTCGAACAACTTATCCCAACTACCAATCCATTTTCGATGACGCCGAAGCCATCCTGAAACTGCCGCGTCATCTTTCCATGCATCCTGGCGGTGTCATAGTCTCACCGGGAGCATTAACAGACCTTGCACCGGTCATGAACTCGGGCGGCAAGGGTGTGGTTATCACTCAACTCGATCTCGATTCTGTGGAAGCCTTGGGTTTGGTGAAAATAGATCTGTTGGGTATTCGTGGACTGACTGTCGTTGGCGATGTGGCGGAGTTCGTGCGGCAAAGCCAACCTGAACAATACGCAACACCTCTAGCAGTTCTGGACTCCACACCTTCCATCGATGAAGCCACCTCCAATCGTATTGAGAAGGGTGAGACTATTGGCTGCTTCCAGATCGAAAGTCCGGGGATGCGCGCGACCTTGCGTGAGATCCACGCCCGCACCGAAGATGACATCATGGCGGCATTGGCGCTGTATCGTCCGGGTCCACTCACTGGTGGACTCAAGGACGCTTTTGTGAGGCGTTTCAAAGGCGAGGAACCAGTCCGCCATCTTCATGCAGCGCTGGCTCCCTTGTTGGATGAGACCTTTGGGGTGATCCTATATCAGGAACAGGTTCTGCGCATCGCCAATGAACTGGCAGGTTTCAGTCTGGCTGAAGCCGACCTGCTCAGGCGGGCGATGAGTCATTTCGATCCTGGTAAAAAAATGCAGGAGTTGGAGAAAAAATTCGTTAGCGAAGCGCAAACCCGAAGGAGCATTCCCATCGAGACCGGTGAACGCATCTGGGAAATGATGGCTGCCTTTGCGGGCTACGGTTTCCCTAAAGCGCATGCCGCCTCGTATGCCAGGATCGGTTGGCGTTCCGCCTGGTGCAAGCAATATTTTCCGGCAGAGTTCATGGCGGCCGTGCTTGCCAACTGGGGCGGGTATTACAGCCAGCGGGTTTACTTGAGCGAAGCCAGGCGACTGGGTTTGAAAGTCCGCCCTCCGCATGTGAATTATTCACGGCATCAATTCACCGTCCAAAAAATGATCGACTCCGAAGATCGTGCGCTCTTTATGGGACTCGGTCAGGTCAAGGAATTGACCCAACGTACCATTGGAAGGATCATCCAACATGCGCCATTCATCTCCCTGGATGATTTCCTTTCCCGTGCGGACCCACGTAACCAGGAGGCCGAACACCTGGCAAAGATCGGGGCATTGGATGGCTTTGGAAAAATTCCCGCGATTTTGAAGCGACTACAAACAGGCGGCTGGCAACGGGATCAGATGAGTTTCTTTGCCTGGTCGGATACGAGTGAAGAGGATTGGAGCCTGCAACAAAAGGTGGATGCCCAGTTGGAAATTCTCGGCGCCAGCCTGGAGGCGCATCCCCTGGAATTGGTGCGGGAG
- a CDS encoding type IV secretory system conjugative DNA transfer family protein encodes MICIQCGYEIATAPDQCPLCKGEWQGWELLFAPHALDDLRAQVMGWIAQLPFPTLMEWIASPKGLRVRLYLPPHAAEGVVQSWSAMTGQHSRWRSLGIVKVQSGGYALHTSNRLPSLIASAKDSDPLLAIGSRLISAAREGHDASLRLWLLGNEDQLQEKLRSLSSYSYGTEGGVGNDTPNSWGLQLDFLRAGLFFGMLMAGISGGILFAGWFNPFAVSMFVVAGITICLASALGIRDWLAWRSIPKEVVERRIQEPLLKVAFSISEPIQLPLLAGEQSWQPIESVWPAIQKHTFPLPAGELAGLIAPLQLGEGSGLLDRAVWQEVPAPPPSLPLLEAGFKIGQSVATGEAVGVDPDGHGLATGGSRSGKSSFVYSMLEQLIARGDDAPGIFLVDPHVSLADAFLDAIAQLPEEQKQKAIKRLRVITPDQPQVIPLNLLAVPDFTWAGNAIVQVGRRIWDDYWGPRMQAALLGLFRLAHVWNQHHPQAGLGLLHIVFMAFNKRWRHTAMALLPPGERMGALALDALLGQIGEEDKKSQSWITEVISPVLSKVMALELSPWLFSAMHQERFVDLNKWIDERAWIVLRLPSGEMGREGARLTASVLYNVFDAAYRKATLEKPVPFYFIVDEAQEIGSGMRLESMLAEGAKFGARMFVLAQSLSMMRKVEGMEPVVQAMLANTSMQMFFSPDPEDADLIRATLSSTVRYGNMTLDLPSLQCWLRARIGGRWQPPTLTQIKPLPRADASRVRALIEEVIAVHPRDYLPADGWQEKASRALRDMLPAALSKLLDEFLAAHIEEQNNTQIQQPAPQDDERRLGF; translated from the coding sequence ATGATATGCATTCAATGTGGCTATGAAATTGCTACTGCTCCAGATCAATGTCCACTCTGCAAGGGCGAATGGCAGGGCTGGGAACTGCTCTTTGCTCCACACGCATTGGATGACCTGCGCGCGCAGGTCATGGGTTGGATTGCGCAACTGCCGTTTCCCACCCTCATGGAATGGATCGCATCACCAAAGGGATTGCGTGTACGGTTGTATCTGCCGCCGCATGCGGCAGAAGGAGTCGTGCAATCCTGGTCAGCCATGACCGGACAACATTCCAGATGGCGCAGTTTGGGCATCGTGAAGGTTCAATCCGGTGGATATGCATTGCATACATCCAATCGTCTGCCGTCCCTGATCGCCTCAGCGAAAGACAGCGATCCATTGCTTGCCATCGGCAGCCGGCTGATCAGCGCCGCCCGGGAAGGGCATGATGCCAGTCTGCGCCTGTGGCTGCTTGGGAATGAAGATCAACTGCAGGAAAAATTGCGCAGCCTGTCCTCCTACTCGTATGGCACCGAAGGCGGCGTCGGCAATGACACCCCCAATTCCTGGGGCTTGCAGTTGGATTTCCTGCGAGCAGGACTGTTCTTCGGGATGCTCATGGCAGGCATCAGCGGCGGCATTTTATTCGCGGGTTGGTTCAATCCCTTTGCCGTCTCCATGTTCGTGGTGGCAGGCATCACGATCTGCCTTGCCTCGGCGCTGGGTATTCGGGATTGGCTTGCCTGGAGATCGATCCCCAAGGAAGTTGTGGAGAGACGGATACAGGAGCCGTTGTTGAAGGTTGCCTTTTCCATCTCTGAACCGATCCAACTTCCGTTATTGGCTGGTGAACAATCGTGGCAACCCATTGAATCAGTCTGGCCTGCAATCCAGAAACACACCTTCCCGTTACCAGCTGGCGAACTCGCCGGACTCATTGCCCCGCTTCAACTCGGCGAAGGATCGGGCTTGTTGGATCGCGCTGTTTGGCAGGAAGTGCCGGCACCGCCGCCATCACTACCGTTGCTCGAAGCGGGTTTCAAGATAGGGCAGAGTGTCGCCACGGGCGAGGCGGTCGGGGTCGATCCGGATGGACACGGTCTTGCGACCGGTGGCAGTCGGTCGGGTAAATCCTCCTTTGTGTATTCCATGCTGGAACAACTGATCGCACGTGGCGATGATGCGCCTGGCATATTCCTGGTCGATCCGCATGTGTCGTTGGCGGATGCCTTTCTCGATGCCATTGCTCAGTTGCCAGAAGAGCAAAAGCAAAAGGCGATCAAGCGATTACGTGTCATCACCCCGGATCAACCGCAGGTCATTCCGCTCAATCTTCTAGCTGTCCCCGACTTCACCTGGGCGGGCAATGCCATCGTGCAGGTCGGGCGGCGCATCTGGGATGACTACTGGGGTCCGCGTATGCAGGCGGCGCTACTCGGATTGTTTCGTCTCGCACACGTCTGGAACCAGCACCATCCGCAAGCCGGACTGGGACTATTGCATATCGTTTTCATGGCCTTCAATAAGAGATGGCGGCATACGGCAATGGCGTTGCTGCCGCCCGGCGAACGCATGGGCGCATTGGCACTCGATGCCTTATTGGGTCAGATCGGGGAGGAGGATAAAAAGAGTCAGAGTTGGATCACGGAGGTGATCAGCCCGGTGCTCTCGAAGGTCATGGCGTTAGAACTCTCGCCGTGGTTGTTCTCCGCCATGCATCAGGAACGCTTTGTGGATTTGAATAAGTGGATCGATGAACGCGCCTGGATCGTGTTGCGCCTGCCCTCCGGCGAGATGGGGCGTGAAGGGGCAAGGTTGACCGCCTCCGTTCTCTACAACGTCTTCGATGCCGCCTATCGCAAGGCGACCCTGGAGAAACCTGTACCCTTTTATTTCATTGTGGACGAAGCCCAGGAGATCGGATCGGGCATGCGCCTGGAGTCGATGCTGGCGGAAGGCGCAAAATTTGGCGCACGCATGTTTGTGCTGGCGCAGTCGCTTTCGATGATGCGCAAGGTGGAAGGCATGGAGCCCGTCGTACAGGCGATGCTTGCCAATACCTCCATGCAGATGTTCTTCTCGCCTGATCCGGAGGATGCCGACTTGATCCGTGCCACCTTGAGTTCCACCGTGCGCTACGGGAACATGACTCTCGACCTGCCTTCGTTGCAATGTTGGCTGCGCGCACGTATTGGTGGGCGCTGGCAGCCGCCGACCCTGACGCAGATCAAGCCCCTGCCGCGTGCGGATGCGTCGAGAGTCCGGGCGTTGATCGAGGAAGTGATCGCTGTCCATCCCCGTGATTATCTGCCTGCGGACGGCTGGCAGGAGAAGGCATCGCGTGCCTTGAGGGATATGCTGCCGGCGGCTTTATCCAAACTCCTGGATGAATTTCTGGCGGCGCACATCGAGGAACAGAACAACACCCAGATCCAGCAGCCCGCGCCGCAGGACGATGAAAGGCGGTTGGGTTTCTGA
- a CDS encoding acyl-CoA reductase, whose amino-acid sequence MSFDHPIQIPFILRGQEVTTQDLLYQSRDGRNQFRYPDPRPLLDRIVLSDPIQLQHDFTNVRVSEIIDFLAEAGKAMTLNHARMEQACRFSVPFSALPESIVRGSYDLIPIVFSKLALRTMVENEIGSRYLDGWVEMPYADKIARRRAYGARSLHFISGNVPVVAALIIARAALIKSDNILKVTPNDPLTASAIVGAMMDVDPNHPVTKHFSVVYWSKELQDFEHELIQPRYLEKIISWGGALGGINSTLNHGNLQASGIDVIALGPKFSISILGREAFQSSAEIEQVAKHTAKDAGSFNMESCGSSRFHFVQASPGQAMEYARRLYDHMQQQDPSLSAMPKNFPADLRDEINATRAQDDFYYVVGGDRNEGAVVVSLTGELPDFFPMHKVVVVIPYENPLQLVDRIHPSTQTVGIYPETLKKPLRDILVARGVCRFISIGHTVDYSIGGPFNSTEIMRRACRWILDESHPSQWKLPGFYLRKAWQILKHHIL is encoded by the coding sequence ATGTCATTCGATCACCCCATCCAAATCCCCTTCATCCTGCGCGGCCAGGAAGTCACCACACAGGATCTGCTGTACCAAAGCCGGGACGGAAGGAATCAGTTCCGTTATCCCGACCCGCGTCCCCTGCTTGACCGGATCGTGCTCTCCGATCCCATTCAACTCCAGCACGACTTCACAAATGTCCGTGTCAGCGAGATCATCGACTTTCTTGCCGAAGCCGGCAAAGCCATGACCCTCAATCATGCCCGTATGGAACAGGCTTGTCGTTTCAGCGTGCCGTTCAGCGCCCTGCCAGAGTCCATCGTGCGCGGCAGTTATGACCTGATCCCGATTGTGTTCTCGAAGCTGGCGTTGCGCACAATGGTCGAGAATGAGATCGGCTCAAGGTATCTGGACGGCTGGGTCGAGATGCCGTATGCGGACAAGATCGCAAGACGACGAGCCTATGGCGCACGCAGCCTGCATTTCATCTCCGGCAATGTGCCGGTCGTGGCGGCCCTGATCATCGCCCGCGCCGCCTTGATCAAGTCGGACAATATCCTCAAGGTCACGCCAAACGATCCGCTCACCGCCTCTGCCATCGTCGGCGCGATGATGGATGTCGATCCAAACCATCCGGTCACCAAACATTTCTCGGTCGTGTATTGGTCAAAGGAATTGCAGGACTTCGAGCACGAGCTGATCCAACCGCGCTATCTGGAAAAGATCATCTCCTGGGGCGGTGCACTGGGTGGTATCAACTCAACCTTGAATCATGGCAACCTGCAAGCCTCAGGTATTGATGTCATTGCCCTGGGTCCAAAGTTCAGCATTTCCATTTTGGGACGTGAAGCCTTCCAATCCAGTGCGGAAATCGAACAAGTTGCAAAACATACTGCCAAGGATGCAGGTTCCTTCAACATGGAGTCCTGCGGTTCATCGCGCTTCCATTTTGTGCAGGCGTCCCCTGGCCAGGCGATGGAATATGCGCGACGTTTATATGATCACATGCAGCAGCAGGACCCATCCTTGAGCGCCATGCCGAAGAATTTCCCGGCTGACCTGCGCGATGAGATCAACGCTACCCGCGCCCAGGACGATTTCTATTATGTCGTCGGCGGGGATAGGAACGAAGGCGCTGTAGTGGTAAGTCTGACCGGTGAACTGCCCGACTTCTTCCCAATGCACAAGGTTGTGGTGGTCATCCCCTATGAAAATCCGCTGCAACTCGTAGATCGTATCCATCCTTCTACACAAACCGTCGGCATCTACCCCGAAACCCTCAAGAAGCCATTACGCGACATCTTGGTGGCGCGCGGCGTTTGTCGTTTCATTTCCATCGGACACACCGTGGACTATTCCATCGGCGGTCCCTTCAATTCAACCGAGATCATGCGGCGTGCCTGCCGCTGGATCCTGGATGAGTCCCATCCATCCCAATGGAAACTGCCTGGCTTCTATCTGCGCAAAGCCTGGCAGATCCTCAAACACCATATTCTTTAG
- a CDS encoding SAVED domain-containing protein, with the protein MDIQLYAKAFFEVVEQINPKLKSVIDAGTSLYTIGSAGVKVLQQGKQLITYAVGKSKKTPTPKSDKPKRKKAAPEILFQKGDVAIVVEISRPAVRDVVNYLESRKIDANLVVITTIKSRGPKPVKGLSESRPAQWTELVREFSLAIDRVKREVGSAKIHIFLSTPLALAFGLGAVWGTVDQAQVYHWKSGGGYSPLMKINRKLRFE; encoded by the coding sequence ATGGACATCCAACTCTACGCAAAGGCATTCTTTGAAGTTGTCGAGCAGATCAACCCCAAGTTGAAATCAGTCATTGATGCCGGGACGTCGCTATATACCATTGGATCTGCCGGCGTAAAGGTCCTGCAACAAGGCAAACAGTTGATTACATATGCCGTTGGGAAAAGCAAGAAAACACCCACGCCAAAAAGTGATAAACCGAAGCGAAAAAAAGCAGCGCCAGAGATCCTGTTCCAGAAGGGTGACGTGGCTATCGTAGTCGAGATTTCCCGTCCAGCCGTGCGGGATGTAGTCAATTATCTGGAAAGCAGGAAGATCGACGCCAACCTGGTTGTGATTACTACGATCAAGTCGCGAGGCCCAAAACCGGTCAAGGGATTAAGCGAGAGCCGCCCGGCGCAGTGGACAGAGTTGGTGCGGGAGTTCAGCCTGGCGATCGATCGCGTCAAGCGTGAAGTGGGATCGGCCAAAATCCATATATTCCTCTCGACACCGCTCGCGCTGGCGTTCGGACTTGGCGCGGTTTGGGGGACCGTCGACCAGGCACAGGTGTATCACTGGAAAAGCGGCGGCGGATACAGCCCGCTGATGAAGATCAATCGAAAATTACGTTTTGAATAA